Proteins encoded within one genomic window of Spirochaeta cellobiosiphila DSM 17781:
- a CDS encoding YjjG family noncanonical pyrimidine nucleotidase, with protein MKYNTVLFDVDNTLFDFTAAELEALSKLLQHYGAEANEENIAVYHRINNKLWKDLEDKKTTAKDLKLRRFELCFDELNIHTSDTIDRISQQYIEYLGQGRQLMPYAEELCRTLYENQIEIIIATNGLTQVQYSRLEGSPIKDFIKTIIISEEIGYAKPELAYFEYALGKSTTKHPGECLMVGDKLSADILGGLRAGMDTCWYNPEGVPNESDIKPHYEVKDLRDILKICL; from the coding sequence ATGAAGTATAACACTGTATTGTTTGATGTAGATAATACCCTTTTTGATTTCACAGCGGCCGAATTGGAGGCCCTATCAAAGCTCTTACAACACTATGGAGCCGAGGCTAATGAGGAGAATATTGCCGTATATCATCGGATTAATAACAAGCTCTGGAAGGATCTGGAAGATAAGAAAACCACAGCAAAGGATCTAAAGCTTAGGCGTTTTGAACTTTGTTTTGACGAATTAAACATTCACACTAGTGATACCATTGACAGAATTAGCCAACAATACATTGAATACTTAGGGCAGGGGCGTCAACTCATGCCCTATGCAGAAGAATTGTGTCGAACCCTCTATGAGAACCAAATAGAGATTATAATCGCCACCAATGGTCTCACTCAAGTTCAATATAGTCGCTTAGAAGGATCTCCCATAAAAGATTTTATCAAGACTATCATTATCTCAGAAGAGATCGGCTATGCAAAACCGGAGTTAGCCTATTTTGAGTACGCCCTTGGGAAAAGTACAACGAAGCATCCCGGGGAATGTCTAATGGTAGGAGATAAGCTTAGTGCGGATATATTAGGTGGCTTAAGGGCAGGAATGGATACCTGTTGGTATAATCCTGAAGGAGTCCCTAACGAATCTGATATTAAGCCCCATTATGAAGTAAAAGATTTGAGGGACATCCTTAAGATTTGCCTTTAA
- a CDS encoding DUF1848 domain-containing protein — protein MIINVGNRTDIPAFYSKWFYHRIAEGFVYVRNPYNYHDVTHYDLDPKVVDLLFFCTKNPQPMLSDISLIDSFDQYWYVTITGYDKDIEPFVPPFESVLHSFYQLSHTLGSHRVGWRYDPIIITDKYDMPYHLAQFERIARSLVTYTEVCVISFVDLYNKTVKNMPGIREVTPEQQLECAAAMVEIAAQYGMTIKTCAEPLASLDSLALNRDGCFIQKDWEAMTGKKYKIPKKPSKREHCQCLLENEIGVYNSCPHGCLYCYANYSRGLVLNSYKKHDPFSPLLIGHREPGDRIRKSKQMSYIDEQLGLF, from the coding sequence ATGATTATTAATGTGGGCAATAGGACCGACATTCCAGCCTTCTACAGTAAGTGGTTCTATCATCGGATAGCAGAAGGTTTTGTGTATGTGAGGAATCCTTATAACTACCATGATGTGACCCATTATGATTTAGACCCGAAGGTCGTGGATCTGCTCTTTTTCTGTACCAAGAATCCACAGCCTATGCTGTCGGACATATCCCTAATCGATTCCTTTGATCAGTATTGGTATGTCACCATCACTGGATATGATAAGGACATTGAACCCTTTGTCCCTCCCTTTGAATCTGTTCTCCATAGCTTTTATCAATTGAGTCATACCTTGGGTTCTCATAGGGTAGGATGGCGTTATGATCCTATTATTATAACGGATAAATATGATATGCCCTATCATTTGGCTCAGTTCGAAAGGATCGCCCGGTCTTTAGTAACTTATACGGAAGTTTGTGTTATTAGCTTTGTGGATCTTTACAATAAGACCGTTAAGAATATGCCGGGAATAAGGGAGGTCACTCCTGAGCAGCAATTAGAATGTGCGGCTGCCATGGTAGAAATCGCAGCGCAGTATGGGATGACTATCAAGACTTGTGCTGAACCTTTAGCCTCATTAGATTCCCTTGCTCTTAATAGGGATGGTTGTTTTATCCAAAAGGACTGGGAAGCTATGACGGGCAAAAAATATAAGATTCCCAAAAAGCCCTCCAAACGGGAACACTGCCAATGTCTTCTGGAAAATGAGATAGGCGTCTATAATTCCTGTCCCCATGGTTGTCTGTATTGTTATGCTAATTATAGTAGGGGCTTAGTCCTGAACAGTTATAAGAAACATGATCCCTTTTCTCCCTTGTTGATAGGTCATAGAGAGCCGGGAGATCGTATAAGAAAATCAAAACAAATGAGTTATATTGATGAACAACTTGGATTGTTCTAG
- a CDS encoding M3 family metallopeptidase, with protein sequence MSEQNPLLNESSLAYGAPDFGLIKTEHFKPALELGIQEQLKDIEAIAQNSEEATFENTFVALEKSGQLLNRVQGPFYLLAGAHTNTEIQNLEEEMAPKLANLSDTLFLNDQIFGRVKQIYEQRNTLSLDEESIRLVEYYYQKFVLAGAELSPEQKERMKTLNEEEALLCAQFENKLLIANQKGGLEVSDSADLAGLSEQDIEAYKKEDAGKTSYYIPLLNTTQQPDMASLSKRETRKKLYEKSITRTEKGDEYDTQKILIRIAEIRAEQAQLMGYKTFAEWQLQDQMAKTPEAARGLLAKLTTPAIPKAKQEAEDLQKTVAAQGDSLTLEGWDWNYYAEFLRKEKYGLEEKDIRPYFEANKVLEDGVFYAAKELYGISCKERFDIPVYHKDVRVFELFNEDDSAIGLFYVDLFKRDEKGGGAWMGNVIEQSHLLGHKPVIYNICNFPQPKGTDPSLLSFDNVETMFHEFGHALHGFFADQHYPSLSGTNVPRDFVELPSQINEHWALHPQVFANYAKHYKTGELMPQALVDKVKKSSKFNQGYALSEFLQAALLDQEWHSLSVGTTVKDVKEFENNALKEFVSELPQILPRYRSSYFLHIWGHGYSAGYYAYLWAEMLDTDAFQWFEENGGLSRENGQRFRELILSRGNSGDLNQFFRDFRGADPDITPLLRHRGLID encoded by the coding sequence ATGTCTGAACAGAATCCTCTCTTGAATGAAAGTTCCTTAGCTTATGGAGCTCCTGATTTTGGACTCATCAAAACGGAACATTTTAAACCAGCCCTGGAGCTAGGTATTCAAGAGCAACTCAAAGATATAGAGGCTATTGCACAGAACTCTGAAGAAGCAACTTTTGAGAACACCTTTGTTGCCTTAGAGAAGAGTGGTCAATTACTTAACCGGGTGCAAGGACCTTTTTATCTCCTGGCTGGTGCCCATACCAATACGGAAATACAGAACTTAGAAGAAGAAATGGCTCCCAAGTTAGCCAATCTCTCTGACACTTTATTCCTCAATGACCAGATCTTTGGTCGAGTGAAACAAATCTATGAACAACGGAATACCCTTTCCTTAGACGAGGAATCTATTCGTTTAGTAGAATATTATTATCAAAAATTTGTTCTAGCAGGGGCTGAGTTAAGTCCTGAACAAAAAGAACGAATGAAAACTTTGAACGAAGAAGAAGCTCTGCTCTGTGCCCAATTCGAGAATAAACTGCTTATTGCTAATCAAAAGGGGGGACTGGAGGTAAGTGATTCTGCAGACCTGGCCGGACTATCAGAACAGGATATTGAAGCTTATAAAAAAGAAGACGCCGGGAAAACCAGTTATTACATCCCCCTTCTTAATACCACTCAACAACCAGATATGGCTTCTCTATCCAAGAGAGAAACTCGTAAAAAACTATATGAGAAGTCAATCACTCGTACGGAAAAAGGGGATGAATATGATACCCAGAAGATCCTCATCCGTATAGCAGAGATCCGGGCAGAACAAGCCCAGCTCATGGGCTATAAGACCTTTGCTGAATGGCAATTACAGGACCAAATGGCTAAGACACCAGAAGCGGCCAGAGGTTTATTAGCCAAGTTAACCACACCGGCCATTCCCAAAGCCAAACAGGAAGCAGAAGACCTCCAAAAGACGGTAGCGGCCCAGGGGGATAGTCTTACTCTGGAAGGATGGGACTGGAATTATTATGCTGAGTTCTTAAGGAAAGAAAAGTACGGTTTAGAAGAAAAGGACATCCGACCTTACTTTGAAGCAAACAAAGTATTAGAGGATGGGGTCTTCTATGCGGCAAAGGAACTATATGGCATTAGCTGTAAAGAACGCTTTGACATTCCTGTCTATCATAAAGACGTACGGGTCTTTGAATTATTCAATGAAGATGATAGTGCTATTGGTTTATTCTATGTTGACTTGTTCAAAAGGGATGAAAAAGGGGGCGGCGCCTGGATGGGGAATGTTATAGAGCAATCCCATCTACTAGGGCATAAACCAGTTATCTACAATATATGTAATTTCCCCCAACCCAAAGGAACAGACCCAAGTCTTCTCTCCTTTGATAATGTAGAGACCATGTTCCATGAGTTTGGTCATGCTTTACACGGCTTCTTTGCAGATCAGCATTACCCCAGTTTGTCAGGAACAAATGTTCCCAGAGACTTTGTAGAATTACCTTCCCAGATCAATGAGCACTGGGCCCTTCATCCTCAAGTCTTTGCTAACTATGCCAAACACTATAAAACAGGGGAGCTAATGCCCCAGGCTTTAGTGGATAAGGTTAAGAAATCATCCAAATTCAACCAGGGTTACGCATTAAGTGAATTTCTACAAGCCGCCTTATTAGATCAGGAATGGCATAGCTTAAGTGTGGGAACAACAGTCAAGGATGTAAAAGAATTTGAAAACAATGCTCTAAAAGAGTTCGTTTCTGAGCTTCCTCAAATCCTTCCCCGGTACAGGTCCAGTTATTTCCTCCATATATGGGGACACGGTTATTCTGCCGGTTATTATGCCTATTTATGGGCGGAAATGTTAGATACAGACGCCTTCCAATGGTTTGAAGAGAATGGCGGCCTCTCAAGAGAGAATGGACAGCGGTTTAGAGAACTTATACTATCCCGTGGAAATAGTGGTGATCTTAATCAATTCTTCCGTGATTTCCGAGGAGCAGATCCTGATATCACTCCTTTGTTAAGACATAGAGGCTTAATAGATTAA
- a CDS encoding methyl-accepting chemotaxis protein produces the protein MLKNMKIRTKLILITSLLLGISMVFISVILLTQSKALYQEQTIQRIEQLAKAHSSDFSNKLNPIITKLFSLSYVFQANIETPQDKTGAHLHKTLIRFFDDSDSLLAFNQWCIVMPGYINDHDLRGTDEDIYSNWFDSGVRRWEGEELITNSIDYDPFMYDSWWTIPFNTQELTITEPYHWDYGGAIGDVFETSLCLAITYEGKSVGVLGYSMDLNYYQEEIDKINPYKDSFAYLTTRKGTIVGYQPNQLGQNIHDVFPFFDSTNIEDFRLLENDGYWHISVPLNINYLEEQWLLTLAIPEKEVFAPFQRMQWLVIFIVVVALVIIITAIFFISATISKPITQVAKMATLLSEGDLTQQIRLRSGKDEVSELVKAMKTMGDKLKDIVENIVSSVDYVSKGSAQISESAQYVSQGSISQATGAEEVSASIEEITASIQNNTEDALKTKRIAIDVYNDAQQTEQAIMQTVNSMKNIAQKINIIEEIARQTNLLALNAAIEAARAGEFGKGFAVVAGEVRKLSEKSAEAAGEIGSLSIESLDIAEKTGELLNKLTPDIRTTKTLVEQISIASGEQKIGVEQINMAIQQLDEVIQQNSSSSEELAATAEELSSQALELQDMVRYFKIK, from the coding sequence ATGCTAAAAAACATGAAGATACGTACTAAGCTAATACTGATTACGTCCCTACTCCTTGGAATCAGTATGGTTTTCATCTCAGTTATTTTGCTAACTCAGTCAAAAGCTTTGTACCAGGAACAAACGATACAACGAATAGAACAGTTAGCTAAAGCACACTCTTCAGACTTTAGTAATAAACTAAACCCTATTATCACAAAACTGTTTTCCTTAAGTTATGTGTTTCAAGCTAATATAGAGACCCCTCAAGATAAAACAGGAGCCCATTTACATAAGACCTTGATTCGTTTTTTTGACGATAGTGATAGCCTATTAGCTTTTAACCAATGGTGTATTGTTATGCCGGGATATATCAATGATCATGATTTAAGAGGAACGGATGAAGATATCTATTCAAATTGGTTCGACTCTGGAGTAAGGCGATGGGAGGGGGAGGAATTAATTACCAATAGTATTGATTATGATCCTTTCATGTATGATAGTTGGTGGACTATCCCTTTCAATACCCAGGAGTTAACCATAACGGAACCTTATCATTGGGACTATGGAGGAGCTATCGGAGACGTTTTTGAGACATCCCTATGCCTGGCAATAACCTATGAAGGGAAGAGTGTCGGTGTTTTGGGTTACTCTATGGATTTGAATTATTATCAGGAAGAAATAGATAAGATCAATCCTTATAAGGATAGTTTTGCCTATCTCACAACGAGAAAAGGAACCATAGTTGGCTATCAACCTAATCAGTTGGGCCAGAACATTCATGATGTCTTTCCTTTTTTTGATTCTACCAATATAGAAGATTTTCGATTACTGGAAAATGATGGTTATTGGCATATATCTGTGCCTTTAAACATTAATTATCTAGAGGAACAATGGCTTCTCACATTAGCCATACCGGAAAAGGAAGTGTTCGCTCCCTTTCAAAGGATGCAGTGGCTTGTCATTTTTATTGTGGTGGTTGCACTGGTCATTATCATTACCGCTATATTTTTTATTAGCGCGACTATTTCAAAACCCATTACCCAGGTAGCTAAGATGGCAACTTTGTTATCAGAAGGAGATCTTACTCAGCAAATCAGATTACGTTCAGGAAAGGATGAGGTTAGCGAATTAGTGAAAGCAATGAAAACCATGGGGGATAAACTAAAAGATATCGTTGAAAACATCGTATCCTCTGTTGATTATGTAAGCAAAGGAAGCGCCCAAATCAGTGAGAGTGCTCAATACGTTTCTCAGGGAAGCATCTCTCAGGCAACGGGAGCAGAAGAGGTATCAGCCTCCATTGAAGAAATCACGGCCAGTATACAGAATAATACTGAGGATGCCTTAAAAACAAAGAGAATAGCCATAGATGTCTATAACGATGCCCAACAAACGGAACAAGCTATCATGCAGACAGTCAATTCTATGAAGAACATTGCTCAAAAGATAAATATTATTGAAGAAATAGCAAGACAGACAAACTTATTAGCTCTTAATGCAGCCATTGAAGCCGCTAGAGCAGGAGAGTTTGGAAAAGGTTTTGCCGTCGTGGCTGGAGAAGTCAGAAAGCTCTCAGAAAAAAGTGCAGAGGCGGCAGGAGAGATAGGTTCTCTGAGTATAGAATCCCTTGATATCGCTGAAAAGACAGGAGAGTTGTTAAATAAACTGACCCCGGATATTAGGACAACAAAAACATTAGTGGAACAAATCAGTATCGCCAGTGGTGAACAGAAAATTGGAGTGGAACAGATTAATATGGCGATCCAGCAGCTGGATGAGGTCATCCAGCAAAACTCTTCTTCTTCAGAAGAATTAGCCGCTACGGCAGAAGAGCTATCCTCCCAGGCTTTGGAACTCCAGGATATGGTACGGTATTTTAAAATCAAGTAG
- a CDS encoding DNA glycosylase AlkZ-like family protein: MINLTPTEAIHYLLSYQNINTKSPYTKDEEIQDFIRKVGCIQYDPLSRIAKNADLVLNNRVKNYKEKRLDKLLYKDRVLFDGWDKNMSIMALDDWKQFNWSRDKYKSHYKDRAKQWEEAANQIFHYLEKHEYLCSSDIKTDITVDWAWAPTNGVRAALESLYHTGHLGIHHRKGTRKYYGLIKDLYPEEALGEEKYSYGTEDFNDWYVRRRINSLGLLWDRGSDVWLGCPLKKADREEGFHRLIEKQILEPVTVRGINAQFYVDKHRFDQQQKGDIKGKTSFIAPLDNLIWDRKLVQELWGFHYKWEVYTPLPERKYAYYVLPVLYKDRFVGRFEPIRNGKDKELLIQNWWWEDHIKPTKAMKESIIREIKSFMKFLELKSLSIGDPVEESWLRSFATSGFTASSRADK; this comes from the coding sequence ATGATTAATCTAACACCAACAGAAGCCATTCACTACCTCTTAAGCTATCAAAATATTAATACAAAAAGCCCTTATACTAAAGATGAAGAGATACAAGACTTCATACGTAAGGTAGGGTGCATCCAATATGATCCCCTAAGCAGAATCGCCAAGAATGCAGATCTGGTGTTAAACAACCGTGTCAAAAATTACAAAGAAAAACGCCTGGATAAGCTTCTTTACAAAGATAGAGTCCTCTTCGACGGCTGGGATAAAAATATGTCCATTATGGCCTTGGATGACTGGAAGCAATTCAACTGGAGTCGAGACAAGTACAAGAGTCATTATAAGGACAGAGCCAAACAGTGGGAAGAAGCGGCTAATCAGATATTTCACTACTTGGAAAAGCATGAATACCTATGCTCAAGTGACATCAAAACAGACATCACCGTTGACTGGGCCTGGGCCCCCACTAATGGGGTACGGGCTGCCCTGGAAAGCCTCTATCATACAGGGCATCTTGGCATTCATCACAGAAAAGGAACACGAAAATACTATGGTCTCATAAAAGATCTCTATCCCGAAGAGGCTCTAGGGGAAGAAAAATATTCCTATGGCACAGAAGATTTCAATGATTGGTATGTTAGACGAAGAATTAATTCCCTGGGATTACTATGGGACAGGGGCAGTGATGTTTGGCTGGGCTGTCCCTTGAAGAAAGCAGATAGAGAGGAGGGCTTCCATCGTCTTATCGAAAAACAAATCCTAGAACCTGTAACCGTCAGAGGTATTAATGCCCAATTCTATGTAGATAAGCATCGTTTTGACCAACAACAAAAAGGGGACATCAAGGGAAAGACATCCTTCATTGCCCCCTTGGATAATCTCATATGGGATAGAAAGCTCGTCCAGGAACTATGGGGGTTTCACTATAAATGGGAAGTCTATACGCCCCTTCCTGAGCGGAAATATGCCTATTATGTTCTGCCCGTCTTATATAAGGATCGTTTTGTAGGACGATTTGAACCCATTCGCAATGGGAAGGATAAAGAACTCCTCATCCAAAACTGGTGGTGGGAAGATCACATCAAACCTACCAAAGCCATGAAGGAATCCATCATCAGAGAGATAAAATCCTTTATGAAATTCCTGGAATTAAAGAGTTTAAGCATTGGTGATCCTGTAGAAGAAAGCTGGCTGAGAAGCTTTGCCACCTCAGGGTTCACAGCTAGTTCCCGTGCAGATAAATAA
- a CDS encoding GNAT family N-acetyltransferase — translation MNIIIDDLSSIEIRSLITHHLSEMKAGSPPDSVHALDLNALQDSSVTVWSVWEGNQIAGCGALKELSPTWGELKSMRTAPSFLRKGIASLLLDHMIDTARERGYTRLSLETGSDSSFIPAHKLYQRKGFHFCRPFGEYKEDPHSYYMTKEL, via the coding sequence ATGAACATTATAATTGATGATTTGAGCTCTATAGAGATTCGCTCCCTTATCACTCATCACTTAAGTGAGATGAAAGCCGGCAGTCCTCCCGACAGTGTTCATGCCCTCGACCTAAACGCCCTCCAGGATAGCTCGGTAACAGTATGGAGTGTCTGGGAAGGGAATCAGATTGCCGGTTGTGGAGCACTAAAAGAACTATCCCCGACATGGGGAGAACTCAAGTCTATGAGAACAGCTCCTTCTTTTTTACGAAAGGGAATAGCCTCTCTTCTCTTAGATCATATGATAGATACAGCCAGGGAAAGGGGGTATACAAGGTTAAGTCTGGAGACGGGCTCTGATTCCTCCTTTATACCTGCTCATAAATTATACCAGAGGAAAGGTTTTCATTTCTGCCGCCCCTTCGGGGAGTATAAGGAAGATCCTCATAGCTATTACATGACCAAGGAATTATAA
- a CDS encoding YitT family protein, which translates to MLKQHSQRIKTCVIPIVAGVIYAFAIKYFIMPSGIIMTGTEGIALASSYFFESDRLFILLYIIFQFLLLIFSFVKIGKIFSIKTMLTLVTVSLLLIFLPSLEVASPEPENERLVLVLFGAIVSGIGKALSLMNRGSTGDEDIIGVYFSEKLRKPVGTISIVAGIISMSYGLLLNYLKYHDVGELANTLIYTVIFVFVGASTVNEIYKRYRFSNVTINTNRPFDVIRILQQIFPDRTFTKSTVIGGFSQRRRTIINVIVTQEELPHIMNEVSQLEGNNFIYHHEIDNIQGRFVFQQIK; encoded by the coding sequence ATGCTTAAACAACATTCTCAGCGTATTAAAACCTGTGTCATACCTATTGTCGCAGGAGTTATTTATGCTTTTGCTATCAAATACTTTATCATGCCTTCAGGGATCATTATGACAGGGACAGAAGGGATAGCCCTGGCTAGTTCCTATTTCTTTGAATCGGATCGCTTATTCATCCTATTGTACATTATCTTTCAATTCCTTCTATTGATATTCTCTTTTGTCAAAATAGGTAAGATCTTTAGTATCAAAACTATGTTAACCTTAGTGACGGTCTCCTTATTACTAATCTTTTTACCCTCTCTGGAAGTGGCTTCTCCAGAACCGGAAAATGAACGTCTTGTCCTCGTTCTCTTTGGAGCTATTGTCTCAGGTATAGGAAAAGCACTCTCCTTGATGAATAGAGGGTCCACTGGTGATGAAGATATTATTGGCGTGTATTTTTCAGAAAAACTTCGTAAACCTGTAGGTACAATCAGCATAGTGGCAGGAATAATTTCTATGTCCTATGGTTTGCTACTTAATTATCTCAAGTATCATGATGTAGGTGAGTTAGCTAATACCTTAATCTATACGGTTATCTTTGTATTTGTAGGAGCATCAACTGTTAATGAAATCTATAAACGGTATCGCTTCTCTAATGTCACGATCAATACTAATAGGCCTTTTGATGTGATCCGGATTCTCCAGCAGATTTTTCCGGATCGTACTTTTACTAAGTCTACGGTCATAGGAGGATTCTCCCAAAGACGTCGAACCATTATCAATGTGATTGTTACACAGGAAGAACTGCCACATATTATGAATGAAGTCTCCCAGCTGGAGGGCAATAATTTTATCTATCACCATGAAATAGATAATATTCAAGGGCGTTTTGTTTTTCAGCAAATCAAGTAG
- a CDS encoding protein-ADP-ribose hydrolase — MEDILTTLDDLILTLNDKLKPQLKEWGDFDSKYKVFRGLMNERYPGKVLPDSYWDKQDALLQHLLEKKGVVTLSDIPHAKEEFHSPLKNASLLSLWRGDITRLKVDGIVNAANSRLLGCFTPGHECIDNVIHSGAGLQLRDECWDIMMAQGHEESTGDVKITKAYNLPSRYVLHTVGPIIEGDLTEEDEFMLNKCYVSCLEGAIKKGIRTLAFCCISTGVFHFPQQRAAEIALDTVIHYLDKYPVSFDRIIFNVFTELDWNIYRALLIS, encoded by the coding sequence ATGGAAGATATACTAACAACATTGGATGATCTGATTCTAACTCTTAATGATAAGCTCAAACCCCAGCTAAAAGAATGGGGGGATTTTGATAGCAAATATAAGGTATTCCGGGGATTAATGAATGAACGATATCCGGGTAAGGTTCTTCCTGATTCTTATTGGGATAAACAGGATGCCCTCTTGCAGCATCTCCTTGAGAAGAAGGGTGTTGTGACCTTATCAGACATTCCTCATGCAAAGGAGGAGTTTCATTCTCCATTGAAAAACGCCTCACTTCTCTCTCTTTGGCGGGGGGATATCACTCGATTAAAAGTGGATGGTATTGTCAATGCAGCGAATAGTCGTTTGCTAGGCTGTTTTACCCCGGGCCATGAGTGTATTGATAATGTCATTCATTCAGGGGCAGGGCTTCAGTTAAGGGATGAGTGCTGGGATATTATGATGGCTCAAGGTCATGAAGAATCTACAGGGGATGTGAAGATAACCAAAGCTTATAACCTTCCCTCCCGTTATGTTCTCCATACGGTTGGCCCCATTATAGAGGGGGATCTAACAGAAGAGGACGAGTTTATGCTGAATAAGTGCTATGTCTCCTGTCTGGAAGGGGCTATCAAGAAAGGAATCAGGACCCTTGCCTTTTGCTGCATATCCACAGGAGTGTTCCATTTTCCCCAGCAACGGGCCGCAGAAATTGCCTTAGACACGGTTATTCATTACCTTGATAAGTATCCTGTTAGTTTTGATAGGATAATTTTTAATGTCTTTACAGAGCTTGATTGGAATATCTATCGGGCTCTTTTGATATCCTAG